From the genome of Salmonella enterica subsp. houtenae serovar Houten:
TTTAGTCAAAACCATCAGCGGCAGCGTAACCCGCAACTGGAAGAACTGGCCCGCACGCTGGCGCGCCAGGTGACACTCAACATCGCCCCGCTGATGCACAGCGAAACGCCGGATGAAAAACGTATCAACGCCGTGCTGCGTCAGCTCACGCAAGCGAGTCGTATTCTGGATGCCGGCGTCTATGATGAGCAGGGCGATCTTATCACTCGCGCTGGCGAAAGCGTCAATGTGCGCGACAGGCTGGCGCTGGATGGCAAAAAAGCGGGCAGCTACTTTAACCAACAAATTGTCGAACCTATCCAGGGGAAAAACGGCCCATTGGGCTATCTACGTCTGACGCTGGATACCCATACCCTGGCGACCGAAGCGAAACAGGTAGATAACACCACCAATATTCTGCGTCTGATGCTACTGCTTTCGCTGGCGATAGGCGTGGTGCTGACGCGCACTTTGCTGCAGGGCAAACGTACCCGCTGGCAGCAGTCTCCCTTCCTGTTAACGGCCAGCAAGCCCGTCCCGGAAGAGGAAGAGTGTGAGAAAAAAGAGTAAAATGACGTCCAAATAAAGGTAAGGGAAACCACCATGACAACGTTACGCCTGCTTATCTCTGACTCTTACGATCCCTGGTTTAACCTGGCGGTAGAAGAGTGCATTTTCCGCCAAATGCCCGCCACCCAGCGGGTACTGTTCTTGTGGCGTAACGCGGATACTGTGGTTATCGGTCGTGCGCAAAATCCGTGGAAAGAGTGTAATACTCGCCGCATGGAAGACGATAATGTGCGCCTGGCTCGCCGCAGCAGCGGCGGTGGTGCGGTATTCCATGACCTCGGCAATACCTGCTTTACCTTTATGGCCGGTAAACCGGAGTACGATAAAACCATCTCCACCCATATTGTGCTCGCGGCGCTAAACTCGCTGGGCGTCACGGCAGAAGCCTCCGGACGTAACGATCTGGTGGTGAAAACCGCCGAAGGCGACCGCAAAGTCTCCGGCTCCGCCTACCGCGAAACCAAAGATCGCGGCTTTCATCACGGTACGCTGTTGCTGAACGCGGATCTCAGTCGTCTGGCGAATTACCTCAATCCGGACAAGAAAAAACTGGCCGCTAAAGGCATTACTTCTGTGCGCTCACGCGTCGCGAATCTCACCGAACTGCTGCCAGCCATCACTCATGAACGCGTGT
Proteins encoded in this window:
- the lplA gene encoding lipoate-protein ligase A — encoded protein: MTTLRLLISDSYDPWFNLAVEECIFRQMPATQRVLFLWRNADTVVIGRAQNPWKECNTRRMEDDNVRLARRSSGGGAVFHDLGNTCFTFMAGKPEYDKTISTHIVLAALNSLGVTAEASGRNDLVVKTAEGDRKVSGSAYRETKDRGFHHGTLLLNADLSRLANYLNPDKKKLAAKGITSVRSRVANLTELLPAITHERVCAAVMEAFFAHYGECVEAEVISPDKTPDLPNFAETFARQSSWEWNFGQAPAFSHLLDERFTWGGVELHFDVEKGCITRAQVFTDSLNPAPLEALAERLQGCQYRAEALQQACDALRVDFPEQEKELQELSAWIAGAVR
- a CDS encoding membrane protein, with the translated sequence MARAKLKFRLHRAVIVLFCLTLLVALMQGASWFSQNHQRQRNPQLEELARTLARQVTLNIAPLMHSETPDEKRINAVLRQLTQASRILDAGVYDEQGDLITRAGESVNVRDRLALDGKKAGSYFNQQIVEPIQGKNGPLGYLRLTLDTHTLATEAKQVDNTTNILRLMLLLSLAIGVVLTRTLLQGKRTRWQQSPFLLTASKPVPEEEECEKKE